The proteins below are encoded in one region of Streptomyces marianii:
- a CDS encoding peptidase C39 family protein: protein MTTPASRRSVLTAALAAAAGGSALTSAATAAATGVPAPAARPRPLVDNRFWNSYTDWRSGEGAGTRALAGSRPGLVIGAPAGRTRYADPHTGRTTAWDYARWISPVHRPRVAATEVIASWNARTPAGTWLQTELSGTYSDGSTTRWFVMGRWAAGDGDILRTSVDGQTDGRSSIWTDTFAVDDPASGLRLVAYRLRLTLYRRPGTALTPTVWRVGAMASDIPDRFTVPASVPRVARELAVPRYSQNTHVGQYPEYDNGGEAWCSPTSSQMVVEYWGRRPTAGELAWVDPDFADPQVCHAARHTYDHQYEGCGNWPFNAAYAATYREMNAVVTRLESLGQLETLVGAGIPAITSQSFLKEELTGAGYGTSGHLMTAIGFTAGGDVIANDPASPSNEAVRRVYRRAEWETIWLRTKRYNASGKVASGTGGVCYLFWPERPTAAQRKALAALGID, encoded by the coding sequence ATGACCACGCCTGCCTCGCGCAGATCCGTACTCACCGCGGCACTCGCGGCCGCGGCCGGCGGAAGCGCCCTGACCTCCGCCGCCACCGCGGCCGCCACCGGAGTTCCGGCGCCCGCCGCGCGCCCCCGTCCGCTCGTGGACAACCGTTTCTGGAACTCGTACACGGACTGGCGCAGCGGCGAGGGCGCGGGCACCCGCGCCCTCGCCGGCAGCCGCCCGGGACTGGTGATCGGCGCCCCGGCAGGCCGCACGCGGTACGCCGACCCGCACACCGGCCGCACCACGGCCTGGGACTACGCGCGGTGGATCTCGCCGGTGCACCGCCCCCGGGTGGCCGCCACCGAGGTCATCGCCTCCTGGAACGCCCGCACCCCGGCCGGGACGTGGCTACAGACGGAACTGTCCGGCACCTACAGCGACGGCAGCACGACCCGGTGGTTCGTCATGGGCCGCTGGGCGGCCGGCGACGGGGACATCCTGCGCACCTCGGTCGACGGCCAGACCGACGGCAGGAGCAGCATCTGGACCGACACCTTCGCCGTGGACGACCCGGCGAGCGGACTGCGGCTGGTCGCCTACCGGCTCAGGCTGACCCTCTACCGCCGGCCGGGAACGGCCCTCACACCGACCGTGTGGCGCGTCGGGGCCATGGCCTCGGACATCCCGGACCGCTTCACCGTGCCGGCCTCCGTGCCCCGGGTCGCCCGTGAGCTGGCGGTGCCGCGCTACTCGCAGAACACCCACGTCGGTCAGTACCCCGAGTACGACAACGGCGGCGAGGCCTGGTGCAGCCCCACGTCCTCGCAGATGGTCGTCGAGTACTGGGGCCGCAGGCCGACGGCCGGGGAGCTGGCCTGGGTAGACCCGGACTTCGCCGACCCCCAGGTCTGCCACGCGGCCCGCCACACCTACGACCACCAGTACGAGGGCTGCGGGAACTGGCCGTTCAACGCCGCCTACGCGGCCACGTACCGCGAGATGAACGCCGTGGTCACCCGGCTGGAGTCGCTCGGCCAGCTGGAGACGCTGGTCGGTGCGGGCATCCCCGCCATCACCTCCCAGTCCTTTCTGAAGGAGGAGCTGACCGGCGCAGGCTACGGCACCTCGGGCCATCTGATGACCGCGATCGGCTTCACCGCCGGCGGGGACGTGATCGCGAACGACCCCGCCTCACCCAGCAACGAGGCCGTGCGCCGGGTGTACCGGCGGGCGGAGTGGGAGACGATCTGGCTCCGCACCAAGCGGTACAACGCGAGCGGGAAAGTGGCGTCCGGCACAGGCGGCGTCTGCTACCTCTTCTGGCCCGAACGTCCGACGGCCGCTCAGCGCAAGGCCCTCGCCGCTCTCGGCATCGACTGA
- a CDS encoding SCO1431 family membrane protein: protein MTTTTANANVARARTGGPEDDGPKIVEHVMGWVLVVVLAMLVTRAGLL, encoded by the coding sequence ATGACCACGACCACCGCCAACGCCAACGTCGCCCGGGCCCGCACCGGAGGCCCCGAGGACGACGGCCCCAAGATCGTCGAGCACGTCATGGGATGGGTGCTCGTGGTCGTCCTGGCGATGCTCGTCACCCGGGCCGGGCTCCTCTGA
- a CDS encoding acyl-CoA dehydrogenase family protein produces the protein MPDRAPQPVDRTLPTEEARDLITLVREIVQREIAPRAAEEEEAGRFPRELFSLLSESGLLGLPYDSEYGGGDQPYEVYLQVLEELAAARLTVGLGVSVHSLACHALAGYGTKEQRGEHLAAMLGGGLLGAYCLSEPSSGSDAASLRTKAERDGDAWVITGTKAWITHGGVADFYTVLARTGGEGARGISAFLVPGDAEGLSAAAPEKKMGMKGSPTAQLHFDGVRVSDARRIGDEGQGFAIALSALDSGRLGIAACAIGVAQAALDESLAYATGRKQFGRPIADFQGLRFMLADMATKVEAGRALYLAAARLRDRGLPFSKEAAMAKLFCTDTAMQVATDAVQILGGYGYTADFPVERLMREAKVLQIVEGTNQIQRMVIARHLAGPESR, from the coding sequence ATGCCCGACCGCGCCCCGCAGCCGGTGGACCGGACACTGCCCACCGAGGAGGCCAGGGATCTGATCACCCTGGTCCGAGAGATCGTCCAGCGGGAGATCGCTCCACGCGCGGCCGAGGAGGAGGAGGCGGGCCGCTTCCCGCGCGAACTGTTCTCCCTGCTCTCCGAGTCGGGACTGCTCGGCCTCCCCTACGACTCCGAGTACGGCGGTGGCGACCAGCCGTACGAGGTCTACCTCCAGGTCCTCGAGGAACTGGCCGCGGCCCGCCTCACCGTGGGCCTGGGAGTCAGCGTCCACTCCCTCGCCTGCCACGCGCTCGCCGGCTACGGGACCAAGGAGCAGCGCGGAGAACACCTCGCCGCGATGCTCGGCGGCGGGCTGCTCGGCGCCTACTGCCTCTCCGAACCGTCGTCCGGCTCGGACGCGGCCTCCCTGCGCACGAAGGCCGAGCGCGACGGCGACGCCTGGGTCATCACCGGGACCAAGGCCTGGATCACCCACGGCGGGGTGGCCGACTTCTACACCGTGCTGGCCCGCACCGGCGGCGAAGGCGCCCGCGGCATCTCGGCGTTCCTCGTACCGGGCGACGCGGAGGGGCTGAGCGCGGCGGCGCCCGAGAAGAAGATGGGTATGAAGGGTTCGCCCACCGCCCAGCTCCACTTCGACGGAGTACGCGTTTCCGACGCCCGCCGGATCGGTGACGAGGGGCAGGGCTTCGCGATCGCCCTTTCCGCGCTCGACTCGGGACGTCTCGGCATCGCCGCCTGTGCGATCGGCGTGGCCCAGGCCGCGCTCGACGAGTCCCTCGCCTACGCCACCGGGAGGAAGCAGTTCGGCCGCCCCATCGCCGACTTCCAGGGACTGCGATTCATGCTCGCGGACATGGCCACGAAGGTCGAGGCCGGCCGTGCGCTGTACCTCGCCGCCGCGCGGCTGCGCGACCGGGGGCTGCCGTTCTCGAAGGAGGCGGCGATGGCCAAGCTGTTCTGCACGGACACCGCGATGCAGGTCGCCACCGACGCCGTGCAGATCCTCGGCGGCTACGGCTACACCGCGGACTTCCCGGTGGAGCGGCTGATGCGCGAGGCCAAGGTGCTGCAGATCGTCGAGGGCACCAACCAGATCCAGCGGATGGTCATCGCCCGTCACCTCGCTGGGCCAGAGTCCCGCTGA